A genomic segment from Salvia miltiorrhiza cultivar Shanhuang (shh) unplaced genomic scaffold, IMPLAD_Smil_shh original_scaffold_235, whole genome shotgun sequence encodes:
- the LOC131003627 gene encoding zinc finger BED domain-containing protein DAYSLEEPER-like encodes MAEKMLPKFEKYRSDFSLILTMAVVFDPRYKFQFVEFFYKKLYGPNSRQCSLVREKLFALFEEYHKSNSDSFGLTRSGGPALNDSTCEFTNEESKAVVEEFSALDEFGLSEQKSQLELYMQEARLDAKSSLDVLGFWKGNQYKYPQVARMARDILSIPITTVASEAVFSVGGRVLDQYRSSLKASTVEAIICSRDWLFGEKAFKSEVPTCELAENFLHGDDEPQTESSSISTIDVDG; translated from the exons atggCTGAGAAGATGCTACCAAAGTTTGAGAAGTATCGGTCCGATTTCAGCTTGATCTTGACTATGGCTGTGGTCTTTGATCCACGCTATAAGTTTCAGTTTGTGGAATTCTTTTATAAGAAGTTGTATGGCCCTAACTCTCGTCAGTGTTCACTAGTAAGAGAGAAGTTATTTGCTCTATTTGAAGAATATCATAAGAGCAACAGTGACAGTTTTGGTCTTACTAGAAGTGGGGGTCCGGCATTAAATGATTCAACCTGTGAATTCACAAACGAAGAATCTAAAGCGGTGGTTGAG GAGTTTAGTGCTTTGGATGAGTTTGGATTAAGCGAACAAAAGTCACAATTAGAGTTGTATATGCAAGAAGCAAGATTGGATGCCAAATCCAGTCTTGATGTTCTTGGCTTTTGGAAAGGGAATCAATACAAGTATCCACAAGTAGCTCGCATGGCTCGTGATATTTTGAGCATTCCCATAACTACGGTGGCTTCCGAAGCTGTTTTTAGTGTTGGTGGAAGAGTACTTGATCAATATCGTAGCTCACTTAAAGCAAGCACAGTGGAGGCAATTATTTGCAGTAGAGATTGGTTGTTTGGAGAAAAAG ccTTCAAAAGCGAAGTACCAACATGTGAGTTAGCCGAAAACTTTCTACATGGCGATGATGAACCTCAAACGGAATCCTCCTCGATCTCCACTATTGATGTTGATG GATGA